In Salinibacterium sp. dk2585, a single window of DNA contains:
- a CDS encoding YveK family protein produces the protein MTLSEIIRTIARGSHILVATLLVALVAAGAYALAAPTTYQASALIHVEPRLPDDATKPALQQAAAYANYQTITFKRLATTDAILDPVIDDLGLAVTSRELARAVTALSALDTAIIELIVEWPDRTEAAQIANGIADEMARVLSVERRDTDVLIDVQVVQRAAEPTAMHTPNIPLVIGFGILAAFFLGLAIIFVREWVSPRVYGPAELERFASAPLLGIVTKKNEAEDVRRIALVFQEATAIRADIVLSVGDGKGRRIAMELAEHVGIPATVADPARRDIDEQVLAANHAIVVATQSRTTTAELATAADTLALAGTEVVGWVLADVSTNGVDAFARRR, from the coding sequence GTGACCCTGAGCGAGATCATCCGGACCATTGCCCGCGGAAGCCACATCCTCGTCGCTACGCTGCTCGTCGCACTCGTGGCTGCAGGCGCGTACGCCCTCGCGGCGCCTACTACATACCAAGCTTCGGCGCTCATCCATGTTGAGCCGCGCCTCCCGGACGACGCGACCAAGCCCGCGCTGCAACAAGCGGCGGCATACGCCAATTACCAGACGATCACTTTCAAGCGCCTCGCCACCACGGACGCTATCCTGGATCCCGTTATTGATGATCTGGGCTTGGCTGTGACGAGTCGGGAACTCGCGCGAGCAGTCACAGCGCTTTCCGCGCTGGACACAGCGATCATCGAATTGATCGTCGAATGGCCAGACCGCACCGAGGCAGCTCAGATCGCGAACGGCATCGCCGATGAGATGGCACGAGTGCTCAGCGTGGAGCGCCGCGATACTGACGTCCTCATCGATGTTCAGGTGGTACAGAGAGCCGCGGAACCCACCGCGATGCACACACCGAACATCCCCCTTGTGATTGGCTTCGGCATCCTGGCCGCGTTCTTCCTTGGACTCGCCATCATTTTTGTGAGGGAGTGGGTCTCCCCTCGCGTCTATGGCCCTGCCGAACTGGAGCGCTTTGCCTCCGCACCGCTCCTGGGCATCGTGACGAAAAAGAACGAGGCCGAGGACGTCAGAAGAATCGCGCTCGTATTTCAGGAAGCGACAGCTATCAGAGCCGACATCGTGCTTTCGGTCGGCGATGGAAAGGGGCGCCGCATCGCAATGGAACTCGCCGAGCACGTCGGGATCCCGGCCACCGTCGCCGATCCAGCTCGGAGGGACATCGACGAGCAAGTTCTCGCCGCGAATCATGCGATCGTCGTTGCGACGCAAAGTAGAACCACTACGGCGGAACTCGCCACTGCTGCCGACACTCTCGCCCTTGCTGGCACCGAGGTCGTCGGCTGGGTTCTTGCAGACGTTTCAACGAACGGCGTCGATGCGTTCGCACGCCGCCGGTAG
- a CDS encoding glycosyltransferase family 4 protein, giving the protein MSLVLMRGLPEFLASEGWDVHIVTSPGPQLASLGPKIKTHEVSMRRDPAPLADLRALVAWIRVMRRVRPDVTLIGTPKAGLLGGFSAFICRVPRRIYHLRGLRLETSRGFTRRVLLILEKASAWFATDVLSVSSSLRRRYTELRLASEEKVVVLGRGSSNGVDVSHFSPDAVSETREAELRSSLGLQNGGPVIGFVGRLNQDKGLSVLAAASEMLQKRGLQHQLLFVGGIDESAGAETASLNAAIQTGHVADPRDYYAVMDVLCLPTLREGFPNVVLEAAAMGLPVVTTDATGAVDSVRDGATGWLCKAGDPETLADALAKALADERVREAYGENGRRDVVSHFARTVVWQRLLDFLDSAEHHRRAASSSSRRD; this is encoded by the coding sequence ATGTCGCTCGTCTTGATGCGAGGCCTCCCCGAGTTCTTGGCCAGCGAGGGCTGGGACGTTCATATCGTCACAAGTCCAGGACCCCAACTCGCCTCATTGGGGCCGAAGATCAAGACACATGAGGTAAGCATGCGGCGCGACCCTGCTCCTCTGGCCGATCTACGGGCACTCGTTGCTTGGATCCGCGTGATGCGCCGCGTTCGACCAGACGTAACACTCATCGGGACGCCGAAAGCCGGTCTTCTTGGTGGCTTCAGTGCGTTCATCTGTCGAGTACCTCGGAGGATCTACCATCTGCGAGGCCTCCGTCTTGAGACGAGTCGCGGTTTTACGCGTCGCGTCCTCCTCATACTCGAAAAGGCCTCGGCGTGGTTTGCTACCGATGTTCTCTCGGTCAGCTCTAGCCTGCGTCGGCGCTACACTGAGCTCCGCTTGGCTTCAGAGGAGAAGGTCGTGGTGTTGGGCCGCGGGAGTTCCAACGGCGTCGACGTCTCGCATTTCAGCCCGGACGCGGTATCTGAAACTCGGGAAGCGGAACTCCGAAGCAGCTTAGGACTGCAGAACGGGGGCCCGGTAATCGGTTTCGTGGGGCGCCTGAATCAGGACAAGGGGTTGTCAGTTCTTGCCGCGGCTAGCGAGATGTTGCAGAAGCGCGGACTCCAGCACCAGCTTCTCTTTGTCGGCGGGATAGATGAATCGGCAGGCGCGGAGACGGCGAGCCTCAACGCCGCGATTCAGACGGGGCATGTCGCAGACCCTCGTGACTACTACGCGGTGATGGACGTGCTGTGTCTTCCGACTCTTCGGGAAGGGTTCCCAAACGTAGTCCTGGAAGCAGCCGCGATGGGCCTTCCAGTCGTGACGACGGATGCCACTGGTGCAGTGGATTCCGTTAGGGACGGTGCAACAGGGTGGTTATGCAAAGCGGGAGACCCCGAAACGCTTGCAGACGCGCTCGCGAAGGCACTTGCCGACGAGCGTGTCCGCGAGGCTTACGGGGAGAATGGGCGCCGCGACGTGGTGAGTCATTTCGCCCGTACTGTGGTGTGGCAACGACTTCTGGACTTCCTTGACAGCGCTGAACACCACAGGCGCGCAGCCTCGTCAAGCAGCCGCCGCGACTAG
- a CDS encoding sugar transferase, with the protein MARKPYDVIKRCGDILIAGVALVLASPIMAVTAALVARDLGRPVIFKQPRPGLHGQVFTLYKFRSMRDASPGQGVESDAERLSPFGRRLRSTSLDELPSLINVFKGDMSIVGPRPLLVSYLERYSPHHARRHEVRPGVTGLAQVSGRNAITWTERLDLDVEYVDRRSLALDLSIIARTVATVLRREGITSDGNATMEEFRGDRGDQT; encoded by the coding sequence GTGGCCAGGAAACCGTACGACGTGATCAAAAGGTGCGGCGACATCCTGATCGCGGGCGTCGCTCTCGTATTGGCGTCGCCGATCATGGCTGTCACCGCGGCTCTCGTCGCACGGGACTTGGGCAGGCCCGTGATCTTCAAACAGCCTCGACCCGGTCTGCACGGGCAGGTGTTCACCCTCTACAAGTTTCGCAGCATGCGCGACGCCTCCCCCGGGCAAGGCGTGGAATCGGATGCCGAGCGACTCAGTCCATTCGGACGCCGCCTGCGGTCGACGAGTCTTGACGAGCTGCCCTCTCTGATCAACGTGTTCAAGGGGGATATGAGCATCGTCGGCCCGCGTCCCTTGCTCGTCTCCTATCTAGAGAGGTACTCCCCTCATCACGCGCGGCGACACGAGGTCCGGCCTGGTGTCACGGGACTCGCGCAGGTCTCCGGACGAAACGCCATCACTTGGACCGAGCGTCTTGATCTTGACGTCGAGTACGTTGATCGACGTTCTCTAGCACTGGACCTCTCCATTATCGCGCGAACGGTCGCGACGGTGCTTCGACGGGAGGGGATCACATCCGACGGCAACGCCACGATGGAAGAGTTCCGAGGCGACCGGGGGGACCAAACCTGA
- a CDS encoding NAD-dependent epimerase/dehydratase family protein has product MRVLITGGAGFIGSNLARHINATRPAWSVRVMDDLSTGFRSNLDGIDADFIEASILDLEALDRAAEGVDSIVHLGAIPSVPRSVAAPRPTHEANSTGTLNVLEAARAHGVQQVIVASSSSVYGSNPALPKSEFEWTRPMSPYAVSKQATEGYPLAYNFSYGMKNLAFRFFNVYGPGQAAGHAYAAVVPQFLDAARNGRSLTIHGDGLQSRDFTFVGTVCAVITSAVERIVYSNDPVNLAFGTNTTLLELVSRMEAILGRSLDVQHSDARVGDVRASQSDGRRVRELFPEVTPVSLDEGLDATIRWFGLSPETASP; this is encoded by the coding sequence ATGAGAGTACTAATCACCGGCGGCGCCGGCTTCATTGGATCGAATCTGGCTCGGCACATCAATGCGACACGACCAGCGTGGTCCGTGCGCGTCATGGATGACTTGAGCACCGGGTTTCGGAGCAATCTGGACGGCATTGACGCCGATTTCATCGAGGCCAGCATTCTTGACCTTGAAGCCCTGGATCGGGCGGCAGAGGGTGTGGACTCGATCGTCCACCTCGGTGCCATCCCGAGCGTGCCCCGATCCGTCGCCGCCCCGCGACCCACGCATGAAGCGAACTCGACCGGCACGCTCAATGTATTGGAAGCTGCTCGCGCTCACGGCGTTCAACAAGTGATCGTCGCCTCCTCGAGTTCTGTATACGGGAGCAACCCCGCGCTGCCAAAGTCGGAGTTCGAATGGACGCGTCCCATGAGTCCCTACGCGGTGAGCAAGCAAGCGACTGAAGGCTATCCGCTGGCATACAACTTCTCCTATGGCATGAAGAATCTTGCATTTCGCTTCTTCAATGTCTACGGGCCAGGACAGGCCGCGGGACACGCCTACGCCGCTGTTGTTCCGCAGTTCCTCGATGCAGCTCGCAACGGGAGGTCCCTGACCATCCATGGGGATGGTCTGCAGTCGCGAGATTTCACATTCGTGGGCACTGTGTGTGCTGTCATCACCTCCGCCGTCGAACGGATCGTATATTCCAACGACCCGGTGAACCTTGCGTTCGGCACTAACACGACGCTTCTTGAACTCGTGTCTCGGATGGAAGCAATTCTTGGACGATCGCTGGACGTGCAGCACTCTGATGCGAGGGTCGGAGATGTCCGCGCGTCACAGTCGGACGGGCGCCGCGTGCGCGAACTGTTCCCTGAGGTCACACCAGTCAGTTTGGACGAGGGACTTGACGCGACCATCCGATGGTTCGGTCTATCTCCTGAGACAGCATCGCCGTGA
- a CDS encoding nucleoside-diphosphate sugar epimerase/dehydratase → MSSPTLEATLRARARAVRRNIGGQYVFDAASWSASLAFAAVFRYEFALRNVFVPSIVILCVVAMALQFALGRWGFNLYRGRYRIGSFHEVRALAVTVATTALIIAIPVLVAGTLFKIPRSTVLVALPMALVLMGGARYMRRLLWERKLKPTDAAENTLVYGAGDLANFVIPQMLTTRTSRYLPVGLIDDSPAKSNFSISGVPVLGPGSQLQKIARDCEATTLIVCIGRADSTLIRKIKDQADEAGLRMLVFPLLSDILDGKSGLKDLKEVSIEDLIGRNPVDTDVESIADYLTGKRVLVTGAGGSIGSVLSQQIAKFSPAELMMLDRDESGLQSSQLSVDGHGLLDTKNVILADIRDRDTLLRIFADRRPEVVFHAAALKHLPMLEQYPEEAWQTNVLGTLNVLDAARSVGVVTFVNISTDKAANPTSVLGHSKRVAEKLTSWAAEETGRRYLSVRFGNVIGSRGSMLPTFSSLIAAGGPLTVTHPDVTRFFMTIPEACQLVVQAGGIGEPGEVLILDMGEPVRILDVARRMIEMSGKDVEIVFTGLRPGEKLHEELLGENESDARPRHPKISHARVEALAPDHLDRAEWLRRCGVKLP, encoded by the coding sequence ATGAGTTCACCAACCCTTGAGGCCACACTTCGCGCACGTGCCCGCGCGGTGCGTCGTAATATCGGCGGGCAGTACGTCTTCGATGCTGCATCCTGGTCAGCATCCCTGGCTTTCGCCGCCGTCTTCAGATATGAATTCGCACTCAGGAACGTGTTCGTCCCGTCTATCGTGATCCTCTGTGTGGTCGCGATGGCTCTTCAGTTTGCTCTCGGGCGTTGGGGTTTCAATCTTTACCGCGGCAGATACCGCATCGGCTCGTTCCATGAGGTCCGGGCACTCGCCGTGACTGTAGCCACGACAGCGCTCATCATCGCTATTCCCGTCCTCGTCGCGGGGACACTCTTCAAGATCCCCAGAAGCACTGTTCTCGTGGCATTGCCGATGGCTCTCGTCCTCATGGGCGGTGCACGGTACATGCGCCGGCTCCTTTGGGAGCGCAAGTTGAAGCCTACCGATGCTGCCGAGAACACCCTCGTGTACGGAGCGGGTGACCTCGCGAACTTTGTCATCCCACAAATGCTCACGACGCGGACGTCACGCTATCTCCCGGTCGGGCTAATCGACGACAGCCCGGCGAAGAGCAACTTCTCGATCAGCGGCGTACCGGTGCTTGGCCCCGGTTCCCAACTCCAGAAAATCGCGCGAGACTGCGAGGCCACGACGCTCATCGTGTGCATCGGACGCGCGGACTCGACACTGATCCGCAAGATCAAAGACCAAGCTGATGAAGCTGGCTTGCGAATGCTCGTCTTTCCGCTTCTCAGCGATATCCTCGACGGCAAGTCCGGGCTGAAGGATCTGAAGGAAGTCTCGATCGAGGACCTGATCGGCCGAAACCCGGTCGACACGGATGTCGAGTCCATTGCGGACTACCTGACGGGCAAGCGCGTCTTGGTCACGGGCGCAGGCGGGTCCATCGGCTCCGTCCTGTCGCAACAAATCGCGAAGTTCTCGCCCGCCGAATTGATGATGCTCGACCGAGACGAATCCGGCCTTCAATCGTCTCAACTCTCGGTCGATGGGCACGGCTTGCTGGACACCAAGAACGTGATCCTGGCGGATATTCGCGATCGCGATACACTTTTGCGCATTTTCGCGGATCGTCGCCCCGAGGTCGTTTTTCACGCTGCGGCTCTCAAGCACCTCCCCATGCTCGAGCAGTACCCAGAAGAGGCATGGCAGACGAATGTGCTGGGGACGCTCAACGTGCTGGACGCAGCACGAAGCGTCGGAGTGGTCACCTTCGTCAATATCTCGACCGATAAAGCAGCGAACCCCACGAGCGTGCTGGGCCACTCGAAGCGGGTCGCCGAGAAGCTGACGTCGTGGGCGGCAGAAGAGACCGGTAGGCGGTATCTCTCTGTGCGCTTCGGCAACGTGATTGGAAGTCGCGGCTCGATGCTGCCGACCTTCAGTTCCCTGATCGCCGCCGGTGGCCCTCTCACAGTGACACACCCCGACGTGACACGCTTCTTCATGACGATCCCGGAGGCGTGCCAACTCGTGGTGCAGGCGGGCGGCATCGGAGAACCGGGTGAGGTGCTGATTCTCGATATGGGCGAGCCGGTGCGTATTCTCGATGTCGCTCGACGAATGATCGAGATGTCGGGTAAGGACGTGGAGATCGTCTTCACGGGTCTCCGCCCGGGCGAGAAGCTTCATGAGGAGCTCCTCGGCGAGAATGAATCGGACGCCCGTCCGCGTCACCCGAAGATCTCGCACGCTCGGGTCGAGGCGCTAGCACCGGATCACCTCGACAGGGCAGAGTGGTTGCGACGATGCGGAGTGAAGCTGCCATGA
- a CDS encoding DegT/DnrJ/EryC1/StrS aminotransferase family protein, translating into MSERIYMSSPDVGKAEEDAIVGAIHSGWIAPLGPDVDAFEREIADRTGRRHAVALSSGTAALHLALLGMEVQPGDVVLTSSMTFAATANAIRYVGAEPVFIDSDIRSGNMDVDLLEEALSDFARRGERVVAILPVDLLGKVADYSRIMLLADEYGVPVLSDAAESLGASHNGSPAGSFGVAAAVSFNGNKIMTTSGGGMLLTDDEPLALRARYLATQARQPVLHYEHTEIGYNYRLSNLLAALGRAQLARLDEMIARRRQLRERYRAFFAGIEGVSIFGGETDAEDNFWLTSILVDSESTGWLPSELSAWLGADDIESRPLWKPMHMQPVFSACRSYVTGASAELFGSGLTLPSGSALTESQIQRVFARISTFLEK; encoded by the coding sequence ATGAGCGAGAGGATCTACATGTCTTCGCCGGATGTCGGCAAGGCAGAGGAAGACGCGATCGTTGGCGCCATCCATTCGGGTTGGATAGCGCCGCTCGGGCCCGACGTTGACGCGTTCGAACGTGAGATCGCGGATCGAACGGGACGTCGTCACGCAGTCGCTCTGAGCTCAGGCACAGCGGCGTTGCATCTGGCATTGCTGGGCATGGAAGTCCAGCCCGGCGACGTCGTGCTTACATCGTCGATGACTTTCGCAGCGACAGCGAACGCGATCCGCTATGTAGGCGCCGAACCAGTGTTTATCGATTCGGATATCCGAAGTGGCAACATGGACGTCGACCTTCTAGAGGAGGCGCTGAGCGACTTCGCACGACGTGGCGAGAGGGTCGTCGCGATCCTTCCCGTTGACCTCCTGGGCAAGGTGGCCGATTACTCGCGCATCATGCTGTTAGCCGATGAGTACGGCGTTCCGGTTCTGTCCGACGCGGCGGAGTCCCTCGGGGCTTCTCACAACGGGTCGCCCGCTGGGTCTTTCGGCGTCGCCGCTGCGGTGTCGTTCAACGGCAACAAGATCATGACCACGTCCGGCGGCGGAATGCTCCTGACCGATGACGAGCCGCTGGCGTTGCGCGCGCGTTACCTCGCCACGCAAGCAAGGCAGCCTGTTCTCCACTATGAGCACACGGAGATCGGTTACAACTATCGATTGAGCAATCTCCTTGCTGCTCTTGGCCGGGCGCAACTCGCGCGACTCGACGAGATGATCGCACGCCGCAGGCAACTCCGCGAGAGGTACCGCGCGTTCTTCGCTGGCATCGAAGGTGTGTCGATATTCGGAGGCGAAACCGATGCAGAAGACAATTTCTGGCTGACGTCGATCCTGGTGGACTCCGAATCTACGGGGTGGTTGCCTTCCGAGTTAAGTGCCTGGCTCGGTGCCGACGATATCGAAAGCCGCCCTCTTTGGAAGCCCATGCACATGCAGCCGGTTTTTTCAGCGTGCAGGTCCTATGTCACCGGAGCGTCAGCGGAACTGTTTGGGTCCGGCCTCACGCTTCCCAGCGGCTCGGCATTGACCGAGTCGCAGATTCAGCGGGTGTTTGCCCGCATCTCTACGTTCCTGGAGAAGTGA
- a CDS encoding acetyltransferase, translating to MTQPLIVVGAGGFGRETLDVIDAINRREQLFDLLGVLDSGPSEFNRDRLQERGVAYLGRDVSTIAERGARFVVSIGAPNVRATVTDEILALGVELATLVHPNAVIGSVSTIGAGSVICSGVQVSTNVALGRSVHLNPNATIGHDVTLGAYVSVNPGAIISGNVTVGSRSLIGAGAVVLQGLQVGADSTVGAAACVVRNVAERRIVRGVPAR from the coding sequence ATGACCCAACCACTCATCGTTGTTGGAGCCGGGGGCTTCGGGCGCGAGACTCTGGATGTCATCGATGCGATCAATCGGCGGGAGCAGCTGTTCGACCTTCTCGGCGTGCTGGACTCCGGGCCCAGTGAGTTCAACCGTGATCGCCTCCAGGAGCGCGGCGTGGCATACCTGGGACGTGACGTGTCGACGATTGCAGAACGTGGGGCACGGTTTGTCGTCTCGATAGGCGCTCCGAACGTTCGCGCGACTGTCACCGACGAGATCCTCGCGCTTGGTGTCGAGCTGGCGACCCTCGTCCATCCGAACGCAGTCATCGGAAGCGTGTCCACGATAGGCGCGGGCAGCGTCATCTGCTCAGGAGTGCAGGTGTCGACCAACGTCGCTCTCGGCCGTAGTGTTCACCTCAATCCCAACGCAACGATCGGCCACGATGTGACACTCGGCGCCTACGTCTCGGTCAATCCGGGCGCCATCATCTCTGGCAACGTCACTGTTGGCTCTCGATCGCTTATCGGTGCCGGCGCTGTCGTGTTGCAGGGCCTGCAGGTCGGAGCCGATAGCACGGTGGGCGCAGCAGCGTGCGTCGTGCGGAACGTTGCTGAGCGAAGGATCGTTAGGGGCGTCCCAGCTCGCTGA
- a CDS encoding glycosyltransferase produces MYTVTAYGRMAGSARVRVFDWLDWLGLEPRSMETYVSGSDNRLSSLVRKLPGVATAELRLRALPRRVADDTVLLSRQASPFSRGGIEDRILRAARHGVYDFDDALMLAPHSAATALWPKPLIWRKAVSAADTVVAGNEFLADSAAAFNPNVSVIPSCVDPASYPRKTNYDLSSTPRALWLGSPSTERYLDLISSALLRINSLTGLRLTMISAGAASLGSLDRIVDRVDWDPHFARHLAGADFGIMPLDDTDWERGKCAYKLLQYGAAGLPLVGSPVGANRPVLAGADGLAPETEDEWFDAMSALLRESSERREQRGMTAWAHISENYSFSAWQDKWLDTVKP; encoded by the coding sequence GTGTACACGGTGACCGCCTACGGGCGCATGGCAGGGAGTGCGCGTGTGCGCGTGTTCGACTGGCTCGACTGGCTCGGGCTCGAGCCGCGTTCCATGGAGACGTACGTTTCTGGATCTGACAATCGACTGTCCAGTCTCGTGAGGAAGCTACCGGGCGTGGCAACAGCTGAATTACGCTTACGCGCGCTCCCGCGGAGGGTAGCCGATGACACCGTATTACTGTCACGGCAGGCGAGCCCTTTCAGCCGAGGGGGCATAGAGGATCGTATTCTGAGAGCGGCTCGTCACGGTGTCTACGACTTCGATGACGCGCTGATGCTGGCTCCGCATTCTGCAGCGACTGCCTTGTGGCCGAAGCCGCTGATCTGGCGAAAGGCTGTGTCTGCGGCAGACACCGTGGTCGCAGGTAATGAGTTCCTCGCGGATTCGGCGGCAGCCTTCAACCCCAACGTTTCGGTGATTCCGAGTTGTGTCGACCCGGCGAGCTACCCACGCAAAACGAACTATGACCTCTCTTCCACTCCTCGCGCCCTCTGGCTCGGCTCTCCAAGCACGGAGCGCTATCTTGACCTGATCTCCAGCGCGCTTCTGCGAATCAACAGCCTGACCGGTCTGCGGCTAACCATGATCAGTGCCGGAGCAGCAAGTCTGGGTTCCCTTGATCGCATCGTTGACCGGGTTGATTGGGATCCGCACTTCGCTCGGCATCTCGCCGGAGCGGATTTCGGCATCATGCCTCTCGACGACACCGACTGGGAACGTGGCAAGTGTGCATACAAACTCCTTCAGTACGGGGCCGCCGGGCTTCCGCTCGTCGGCAGCCCTGTAGGGGCAAATCGGCCGGTGCTCGCAGGCGCCGATGGTCTCGCTCCCGAGACTGAGGACGAGTGGTTCGACGCCATGTCGGCCCTACTGCGGGAATCGAGCGAACGCCGTGAACAGCGCGGCATGACTGCATGGGCCCACATCAGTGAGAACTACAGCTTCTCGGCGTGGCAGGACAAGTGGTTGGACACAGTCAAGCCGTAG
- a CDS encoding glycosyltransferase: MPKLRPGVVSVVLVNFRGADDTIEAIGHLGKLDWPQERLEIVVVENGSGDDSAERIRAAAPHVNLVVSKTNDGFAGGCNRGVAASSGEYIALLNNDARPDEKWVRAAVEKFETSEQIGAVASRVLDWEGEKVDFIGSAMTWYGMGYKPFTAEPIPKTPDVPQDVLFGTGSAMFVRREVYDALGGFDERYFMFFEDVDLGWRLNLRGWRYAYEPASLAYHKHHASMAEFGPYKETYLLERNALFTLYKNLEEDGLREALPAATMLAIRRGITRAGLDSTAYDLRKPGGDDSDTDTVSKQAVAAMFAIDQLVENLSSLRKSRDEIQTTRTVSDSMLWRLFGHVDAPVYQEEKYLDGYTDIVSAFDVLEPTERTRVVIVTGDPIGKKLAGPAIRAWNMAELLSHDNDVCLVTLSGAEEMDAPFRIEHVRPGDDGKFAPLETWADVIVFQGHAMAVFDSIRTSSKILVVDIYDPMHLEQLEQGRELPAAQWTQQVADATEVLNEQLQRGDFFLCASDRQRMFWLGQLAALGRINPLTYDGDPDLDGLISIAPFGLSATPPVHERDVLKGVMPGIGRDDKVLLWSGGLYNWFDPKTLIRAVADLSERREGVRLFFQGTKHPHPGVPEMRIVKESRELAAELGALDSSVFFNPSWVDYADRQNYLTEADAGVSTHFSHIETTFSFRTRILDYLWAELPMVVTEGDHFAELIAAENLGVVVKAEDVAGLSAALERVLFDEEFIAEAKANIRRVRERYFWEAALAPLVDFVADAKHAADHRGLTAAQLAAAAQGRKQRRRSGLMHDIGRAAFYLRTAGPSAVVGKVAKRLRRR, from the coding sequence ATGCCCAAGCTCCGACCGGGTGTCGTCTCCGTCGTCCTCGTTAACTTCCGAGGCGCCGACGACACGATCGAGGCCATCGGACACCTGGGCAAGCTCGACTGGCCACAGGAGCGGCTTGAGATCGTCGTCGTGGAGAACGGTTCCGGCGACGACAGCGCTGAGCGCATCCGGGCCGCCGCACCCCACGTGAACCTGGTCGTCTCGAAGACCAACGATGGCTTCGCCGGCGGATGCAACAGGGGAGTGGCTGCCTCCAGCGGCGAGTACATTGCGCTCCTCAACAATGACGCACGCCCGGACGAGAAGTGGGTGCGGGCCGCCGTCGAGAAGTTCGAGACTTCCGAGCAGATCGGCGCGGTCGCAAGCCGCGTGCTCGACTGGGAGGGCGAGAAGGTCGACTTCATTGGCTCGGCCATGACCTGGTACGGCATGGGTTACAAGCCGTTCACGGCAGAGCCGATCCCCAAGACCCCGGATGTGCCGCAGGACGTGCTCTTCGGCACCGGCTCCGCGATGTTCGTGCGGCGCGAGGTCTATGACGCCCTCGGGGGCTTCGACGAGCGCTACTTCATGTTCTTCGAAGACGTCGACCTTGGCTGGCGGCTCAACCTGCGTGGCTGGCGTTACGCATACGAGCCCGCCTCCCTCGCCTATCACAAGCACCACGCGTCGATGGCGGAGTTCGGCCCCTATAAGGAGACCTACCTCCTCGAGCGCAATGCCCTCTTCACCCTTTACAAGAACCTTGAAGAGGATGGCCTGCGCGAGGCGCTACCCGCCGCCACGATGCTCGCCATCCGGCGGGGCATCACGCGCGCGGGGCTCGACTCCACGGCATACGACCTGCGCAAGCCCGGGGGAGACGACAGCGACACTGACACCGTCTCAAAGCAGGCGGTCGCGGCGATGTTCGCGATCGACCAGCTCGTCGAGAACCTGTCGTCGCTGCGCAAGAGCCGCGACGAGATCCAGACCACGCGCACCGTGAGCGACAGCATGCTCTGGCGCCTCTTCGGCCACGTCGATGCGCCGGTGTACCAAGAGGAGAAATATCTCGACGGCTACACCGACATCGTCAGCGCCTTCGACGTGCTTGAGCCCACCGAGCGCACGCGCGTCGTGATCGTGACCGGCGACCCGATCGGCAAGAAGCTCGCCGGCCCGGCCATCCGCGCTTGGAACATGGCAGAGCTGCTTTCGCACGACAATGACGTCTGCCTCGTCACGCTTTCCGGCGCGGAGGAGATGGACGCCCCCTTCCGCATCGAGCACGTGCGCCCGGGAGATGACGGCAAGTTCGCGCCGCTTGAGACGTGGGCGGATGTCATCGTCTTCCAGGGGCACGCGATGGCAGTGTTCGACTCCATCCGCACGAGCTCCAAGATTCTCGTTGTCGACATCTACGACCCCATGCACCTTGAGCAGCTCGAGCAGGGGCGCGAACTGCCTGCAGCCCAGTGGACGCAGCAGGTGGCGGATGCGACGGAGGTGCTCAACGAGCAGTTGCAGCGCGGAGATTTCTTCCTCTGCGCATCCGACCGGCAGAGAATGTTCTGGCTCGGCCAACTGGCCGCCCTGGGGCGCATCAACCCGCTCACGTACGACGGCGACCCTGACCTCGACGGACTCATCAGCATCGCGCCCTTTGGGCTCTCCGCGACGCCGCCCGTGCACGAACGTGACGTGCTCAAGGGCGTCATGCCCGGCATCGGCCGCGACGACAAGGTGCTGCTCTGGAGCGGCGGCCTCTACAACTGGTTCGACCCGAAGACCCTCATTCGCGCTGTTGCGGACCTCTCGGAACGTCGCGAAGGGGTGCGCCTGTTCTTCCAGGGCACGAAACATCCGCACCCCGGCGTGCCCGAGATGCGGATCGTGAAGGAGTCCCGTGAGCTCGCGGCGGAACTCGGTGCCCTTGACTCCTCGGTCTTCTTCAACCCGTCGTGGGTCGACTACGCCGACCGGCAGAACTACCTCACCGAGGCGGATGCCGGCGTCAGCACCCACTTCTCGCACATCGAGACGACCTTCTCCTTCCGCACCCGCATCCTCGACTACCTCTGGGCTGAGCTGCCCATGGTCGTCACCGAGGGTGACCACTTCGCAGAACTGATCGCCGCCGAGAACCTTGGCGTCGTCGTCAAGGCCGAGGATGTCGCGGGGCTTTCGGCCGCGCTCGAGCGGGTGCTCTTCGACGAGGAGTTCATCGCAGAAGCGAAGGCCAACATCCGCCGGGTGCGCGAGCGGTACTTCTGGGAGGCCGCCCTCGCACCACTCGTCGACTTCGTCGCGGACGCGAAGCACGCCGCCGATCACCGCGGTCTGACCGCCGCCCAGCTTGCCGCGGCAGCGCAGGGCCGCAAGCAGCGCCGCCGCTCCGGGCTCATGCACGACATCGGCCGCGCCGCCTTCTACTTGCGCACGGCCGGCCCCTCCGCCGTCGTCGGCAAGGTGGCGAAGCGCCTGCGAAGACGTTGA